In Ptiloglossa arizonensis isolate GNS036 chromosome 6, iyPtiAriz1_principal, whole genome shotgun sequence, a single window of DNA contains:
- the E gene encoding nonribosomal peptide synthetase ebony, which yields MGTILQQSVLKGRQTDDIKEKDLLHKLFKETAANYSSHLAIYYEDDNGAEHTFTYEELDQLTDKMARTLRKCEKPENASRSLVAVCMKSSHRLPAVLLAVIKAGMAYLPLDAEFPMSRVKHVLQEARPFMVLIEEEADSSIYNGTIAITYDQLVDQSHCEETDDSELEQDPKQLAIVLYTSGSTGTPKGVLLPHATVLNRLQWQWYELPYATNEKHCVFKTSLTFVDSVSEIWGPLLQGRTLVVIPKHVTRDPERFVSVLDKHKIQRLVLVPSLLHSMLMYLSLRDKDDVLRSLKLWICSGETLPISLADQFFATFRDNDKILANFYGSTEIMGDVTYHLLSNRSQLQSAEKVPIGKPLDNCIVYIVNKEMRLVPQGDVGELIVAGRNLAAGYIRDNDSRKFLNNPHAIDPEYSRIFRTGDYARIAKGVVIYEGRVDSQIKVRGHRVDLTEVEKAVSRAPGVDKVVVLCYKPGELSQALIAFTTTANGLSTSAENIETYLRGTLPLYMLPRIIIVDNIPLLTNGKTDRQALLKQYEHSNIDNESDECMNCDYTGVPEEDLKKARVLFPTVASVIGQGGRANVTLDANFYELGGNSLNSIYTVTKLRDQGYEIGITEFITAKNLAEVLNRMRISTDEAPSENNLNEEHLFEMLNDTHKEDTIEIITESFYSKADLEQWLMPGIEKEDYHLMMEILWEPLVEKNLSFVVKSSLDGRTIGVGLNFDLWDEPELILDSKLTIVFDFLEYLEAPIRERKLPKGKGQIIHNFMMSTSSDLNPAENVFVMKEMEEYCLQLAKRKEYAGIFTTNTSPLTQQLGMDVFGYETMLIYQVNKYDAPDGTKPFGKAPDSQLAICSLKMIK from the exons ATGGGCACCATACTGCAACAGTCGGTCTTAAAAGGCCGGCAGACCGACGATATCAAGGAGAAGGATTTGCTtcataaattattcaaagagaCGGCGGCAAATTATTCCAGTCATCTGGCGATCTACTACGAAG ACGACAATGGCGCGGAGCACACGTTCACCTACGAGGAGCTCGATCAGCTGACGGACAAGATGGCCCGGACCCTACGTAAGTGCGAGAAACCGGAAAACGCGTCACGATCGTTGGTGGCGGTTTGCATGAAATCGTCACATCGACTACCGGCGGTTCTGTTGGCGGTTATCAAAGCTGGAATGGCGTATCTCCCACTGGACGCGGAATTCCCCATGTCCAGGGTGAAACACGTTCTCCAAGAGGCGAGACCTTTCATGGTGCTGATAGAGGAAGAAG cggattcgtcgatctacAATGGCACGATCGCGATCACGTACGATCAGCTGGTGGACCAAAGTCACTGCGAGGAAACCGACGACTCGGAGCTCGAACAGGATCCCAAACAACTCGCGATCGTTCTCTACACTTCCGGTAGCACGGGCACACCGAaag GTGTGCTCTTACCGCACGCAACAGTGTTAAACCGTCTACAATGGCAATGGTACGAGTTACCTTACGCAACGAATGAGAAACACTGCGTTTTCAAAACGTCCCTGACCTTCGTTGACAGTGTCTCCGAGATTTGGGGACCTCTTCTACAAGGTCGTACCTTGGTGGTTATCCCCAAACACGTGACAAGGGACCCAGAGAGATTCGTGAGCGTATTGGACAAGCACAAG attcaacgattGGTATTGGTGCCGTCCTTATTACACTCCATGCTCATGTACTTGAGCCTACGG GACAAGGACGACGTACTACGTTCACTGAAACTCTGGATATGCTCCGGTGAAACGCTACCAATCTCGTTGGCCGATCAGTTTTTTGCCACTTTCCGCGATAACGACAAGATCCTGGCCAATTTCTATGGAAGCACGGAAATCATGGGGGACGTCACATACCATCTGTTGAGCAACAGGAGTCAACTGCAGTCGGCTGAAAAAGTTCCTATAG GGAAACCATTGGACAACTGTATTGTCTAcatcgtgaacaaagaaatgcGATTGGTCCCTCAAGGGGACGTTGGTGAACTGATAGTGGCTGGAAGAAATTTGGCAGCAGGGTATATTCGTGACAATGACTCCCGCAAGTTCCTGAACAACCCCCATGCCATCGATCCAG AGTATTCGAGGATTTTTCGCACCGGAGACTACGCCAGAATAGCGAAAGGGGTTGTCATTTACGAGGGACGCGTGGATTCACAGATAAAAGTCCGTGGGCATCGTGTAGATCTCACGGAAGTGGAGAAAGCTGTCTCCAGAGCACCGGGTGTCGACAAAGTGGTCGTTCTCTGTTACAAGCCGGGGGAATTGTCTCAG GCATTAATCGCCTTCACGACCACGGCAAACGGTTTATCCACTTCTGCCGAGAACATCGAAACGTATCTTCGAGGTACTTTGCCCTTGTATATGTTGCCACGGATCATCATCGTGGATAATATACCGCTCTTAACAAACGGGAAGACAGATCGACAGGCCCTCTTAAAGCAGTACGAGCACTCCAACATCGACAATG AAAGTGACGAGTGCATGAATTGCGATTACACTGGCGTGCCGGAAGAGGACCTTAAAAAAGCGAGAGTCCTGTTCCCCACTGTGGCGTCTGTGATAGGCCAGGGTGGGCGTGCAAACGTCACGCTTGATGCAAATTTCTACGAGCTAGGCGGGAACTCCTTGAACTCGATCTACACCGTAACGAAGCTGCGAGATCAAGGTTACGAGATAGGCATCACGGAATTCATCACGGCGAAGAATCTAGCCGAGGTGCTCAATCGTATGAGGATCAGCACGGACGAGGCGCCATCTGAGAACAATCTAAACGAGGAGCACCTCTTCGAAATGCTAAACGACACCCACAAAGAAGATACGATCGA AATTATCACTGAGAGTTTCTACAGCAAAGCGGATCTAGAACAATGGTTGATGCCAGGCATAGAGAAGGAAGACTACCACCTGATGATGGAAATTTTATGGGAGCCATTGGTCGAAAAAAACTTGAGCTTTGTAGTGAAATCGTCGCTGGATGGCAGAACGATCGGTGTGGGCCTAAACTTCGATCTCTGGGACGAACCTGAGCTGATACTCGACTCGAAGTTAACGATCGTCTTCGACTTCTTGGAATACTTGGAGGCGCCGATCCGTGAACGAAAACTGCCCAAGGGAAAAGGCCAGATTATCCACAATTTCATGATGAGCACCAGCAGCGATTTAAACCCGGCCGAAAATGTATTCGTGATGAAAGAGATGGAGGAGTATTGTTTGCAGTTGGCCAAGAGAAAAGAGTACGCTGGAATTTTCACCACGAACACCAGCCCGCTTACGCAG CAACTTGGAATGGACGTGTTTGGATACGAAACGATGCTAATTTACCAAGTGAACAAATACGATGCCCCTGATGGTACGAAACCCTTTGGAAAAGCACCGGACAGTCAACTGGCAATTTGCTCGTTAAAAATGATCAAGTAA
- the Eif3a gene encoding eukaryotic translation initiation factor 3 subunit A: protein MARYGQRPENALKRANEFIEVGKPARALDTLQEVFRNKKWTYNWSESVLEPIMFKYLDLCVDLKKSHIAKEGLFQYRNMFQSVNVGSLENVIRGYLRMAEEKTNQARKQSQQAVIDIDDLDNLATPESILLSAVSGEDAQDRSDRTILTPWVKFLWESYCQCLELLRTNAHVETLYHDIARMAFQFCLEYNRKTEFRKLCEKLRKHLEEICKLPALVSNVSMNRAETQQLNLETRLNQLDSAIQMELWQEAFKSSEDVHGMMNLSKKLPVPKTMANYYQKLAMVFWKAGNYLFHAAALFKLLQLSREMKKNMSLEEQQRMANRVLLATLSIPLPSAHPEFDRFIETDKSPLEKAQKLATLLGLTQPPTRVSLLKDIVRLNIVNLASSQLQELYSWLEVEFHPLDLCSRVDSVIQTLQTDETGPLIQYVPALQDVTLVRLIHQISQVHQTIQFARLLELAKFTTDFHLERLLVDCVRYNDMQIRINHGKKCVHFGVDLSEAQREDHPDGPVLQAMPSEQIRCQLVNMATVLHRAINIINPNKKKLEREKLRTAMVGYYHETKLKEHQRILGRHKIIEERKEYIEHINTVREEEEMRRQEELQRQQMLAEQKRLEQEREERERKRQQSEIQQIKDRHLKEKMQQISQTSHGQKVLKKLDEDEIKKLDAEQIAAREAEELQKERREMQQKLKSQEKKIDYLERAKRLEEIPLVIKAAEEKMEQAKQRWEQQEAERIAAAIEERQQAVATRERMARMKEDHDIFLSKILAERKSIYVEKFTEFEKILNEERASRLLKRKMERKAERKAKWEMERAEALERRHVEELRIIQEEEKRRVEEERVKKEEEEKLKRAEEEAKEAERLAKLEKQAQIARAKEAEIERKMEEDRQKDRQKDRDIDTWRRGDQRHRIQDKPMEMSWRRPILDIKEGAKDDSLRWKRRETDKWRKDTYDKDDTRDKDRDRIDKDREIDGRSIRDVLRDIPRDPISDGSRFRGRMSERRGGGGVGGLGGIGSGGGSGGGGGGGGGGGGGGGGGGGGVRNSNQNWRDKTEVIQNPPRDLPRRDEKREDPKDDRLPPKHEERRRPQEDDGWSQVSRR from the exons ATGGCGCGATACGGTCAGAGACCAGAGAATGCTCTGAAAAGAGCGAACG aaTTCATTGAAGTAGGAAAACCAGCTCGGGCTTTAGACACTTTGCAAGAAGTCTTCCGCAATAAAAAATGGACGTACAACTGGTCAGAATCGGTATTAGAACCTATAATGTTCAAATACCTAGATCTTTGTgtagatttaaaaaaatcacACATAGCGAAGGAAGGCCTATTTCAATATCGAAACATGTTCCAGTCAGTAAATGTTGGAAGTTTGGAAAATGTTATACGTGGATATTTGCGTATGgcagaagaaaaaacaaatcaAGCTCGAAAGCAAAGTCAACAAGCTGTTATAGATATAGATGATCTCGACAATTTAGCTACACCTGAAAGTATTTTGCTGTCAGCTGTCAGTGGAGAAGATGCACAAGATAGAAGTGATCGCACTATTCTAACACCTTGGGTGAAATTTTTATGGGAATCTTATTGCCAGTGCTTAGAATTACTAAGAACCAATGCACATGTAGAAACGTTGTATCATGATATTGCACGTATGGCTTTTCAGTTTTGTCTTGAATACAACCGTAAGACTGAATTTCGTAAATTATGTGAGAAACTGAGGAAACATCTagaagaaatttgtaaattacCAGCACTTGTTTCTAATGTTTCTATGAACAGAGCTGAGACGCAACAATTGAATCTAGAAACACGACTGAATCAGCTTGACTCTGCAATTCAAATGGAATTATGGCAAGAGGCCTTCAAATCCTCTGAAGATGTACATGGCATGATGAATTTGTCTAAAAAGCTTCCAGTACCAAAAACCATGGCCAACTATTATCAGAAATTGGCTATGGTTTTTTGGAAAGCAGGAAACTATCTTTTCCATGCTGCTGCATTGTTTAAATTACTGCAGCTCTCTcgtgaaatgaaaaagaatatgTCACTGGAGGAGCAGCAGAGAATGGCCAATCGTGTCTTGTTGGCTACTTTATCTATCCCATTGCCATCAGCTCATCCTGAATTTGATCGTTTTATTGAAACAGATAAGAGTCCATTAGAAAAAGCTCAAAAACTTGCAACACTTTTAGGACTCACTCAACCGCCAACAAGAGTTTCTTTACTTAAAGATATTGttcgtttaaatattgtaaatttagcATCTTCACAATTGCAAGAATTATATTCATGGCTGGAAGTTGAATTCCATCCTTTAGACCTGTGTAGTCGAGTAGATTCAGTTATACAAACACTACAGACTGATGAGACTGGTCCTTTAATTCAATATGTTCCAGCCTTACAAGATGTAACACTTGTGCGTTTGATTCATCAAATATCACAGGTTCATCAAACCATACAGTTTGCCAGGCTTTTAGAACTTGCTAAATTTACAACAGACTTCCATCTTGAACGACTTTTAGTTGATTGTGTAAGGTACAATGACATGCAAATAAGAATAAATCATGGAAAGAAATGTGTTCACTTTGGAGTTGATCTGTCAGAGGCCCAAAGGGAGGATCATCCTGATGGTCCAGTTCTACAAGCAATGCCGTCTGAACAAATTCGTTGTCAACTTGTAAATATGGCTACTGTATTACATAGagcaattaatattattaatccaaataaaaagaaactggAGAGAGAAAAATTACGTACTGCCATGGTAGGCTACTATCATGAAACCAAGTTGAAAGAACATCAGAGAATTCTTGGGAGACACAAGAtcatagaagaaagaaaagaatatatcGAGCACATTAATACTgtcagagaagaagaagaaatgcgAAGACAGGAGGAATTACAGAGACAACAAATGTTGGCTGAGCAGAAGAGACTTGAACAGGAAAGAGAAGAACGTGAGAGGAAACGGCAACAGAGTGAAATTCAACAGATCAAAGATCGTCATCTTAAAGaaaaaatgcaacaaatttctcaGACTAGTCATGGTCAAAAAGTTTTAAAGAAATTAGACGAAGATGAAATCAAAAAATTAGACGCCGAACAAATCGCAGCCCGCGAAGCTGAAGAATTACAAAAGGAACGTCgggaaatgcaacagaaattgaaaTCTCAGGAGAAGAAGATAGATTATTTAGAACGTGCCAAACGTTTAGAAGAAATACCATTAGTTATAAAGGCAGCAGAAGAGAAAATGGAACAGGCGAAACAACGTTGGGAACAACAAGAGGCAGAACGAATCGCTGCGGCCATTGAAGAAAGACAGCAGGCTGTCGCAACTCGGGAACGCATGGCAAGAATGAAGGAGGATCATGATATTTTCTTATCGAAGATTTTGGCCGAACGTAAGAGTATTTATGTAGAAAAATTTACagaatttgagaaaattttgaatgaaGAGAGAGCTAGTAGATTATTAAAACGTAAGATGGAACGTAAGGCTGAGCGTAAAGCGAAATGGGAGATGGAGAGGGCTGAAGCTCTTGAGAGAAGACATGTAGAAGAATTGCGCATCATAcaggaagaagaaaaacgacGTGTGGAAGAAGAGAGAGTCAAGAAGGAGGAAGAAGAGAAACTAAAACGTGCCGAAGAAGAAGCAAAGGAAGCTGAACGTTTGGCTAAGCTTGAGAAACAGGCACAGATTGCTAGAGCTAAGGAAGCCGAGATAGAGCGAAAAATGGAGGAGGACAGACAAAAAGATAGACAAAAGGACAGGGACATAGACACGTGGAGGCGTGGAGATCAGCGTCATCGTATCCAAGATAAACCAA TGGAAATGTCGTGGCGTCGACCTATCCTAGATATTAAAGAAGGTGCTAAAGATGATTCCTTGCGTTGGAAGAGACGCGAgacagataaatggagaaaagacacATACGATAAAGATGATACAAGGGACAAAGACAGGGATAGAATAGATAAAGATCGTGAAATTGATGGACGTTCG aTACGTGATGTACTGCGTGATATTCCACGTGATCCAATATCAGATGGATCTCGTTTTCGTGGCAGGATGTCTGAACGTCGTGGTGGTGGCGGAGTTGGTGGTCTAGGCGGTATAGGTAGCggcggtggtagtggtggtggtggtggtggaggaggaggaggaggaggtggaggtggaggtggaggtggaggag TGCGTAACAGTAATCAAAATTGGCGCGACAAAACCGAGGTGATACAAAATCCTCCTCGAGATTTGCCAAGACGCGATGAAAA ACGAGAGGACCCCAAAGATGACAGACTTCCACCTaaacacgaagaaagaagacgACCTCAAGAAGATGACGGATGGTCGCAAGTTAGCCGGCGTTAA
- the LOC143148130 gene encoding DENN domain-containing protein 10, translated as MAPLTDLLSCSIIEKDSNGDVLWTWSYPTILESQKIVVERKCNLELEYNSPQVFIFSRHKHDWFYIHCSEVFDSDKLPKVKQFALILFAKDFNPRKYEVLSRVLSKMYCKTGKPTEILQLYLSVFTKGSCSTQENGTFVSDDFNSHRFTVNTNIKELIKTFELETILIYTALLLKKRIIVYHHSLEQLLKWIGLFPALMKHRKVTDNLFPWVDLIDDELADLKRHSPYIAGCRNSSISSRTDLFDLLVNIPAREITVASHAKESLTMTKTHKEIALFMVQLCENQTYSEAQIISEINDKTQDLLSQLTSLAVIQGSDGRKMVSAQTLKEKNLPPAVENFLINLAIAENMFLL; from the exons ATGGCTCCCCTTACGGATTTACTTTCTTGTAGCATTATCG AAAAAGATTCTAATGGTGATGTATTGTGGACATGGTCTTACCCAACAATATTGGAATCACAAAAAATTGTTGTTGAAAGGAAATGTAACTTAGAATTAGAATATAATTCTCCtcaagtatttatattttcaagacATAAACATGATTGGTTCTACATACATTGTAGCGAAGTATTTGATTCAGACAAATTACCAAAA GTAAAACAATTTGCATTGATTTTATTTGCAAAAGACTTTAATCCACGAAAATATGAAGTACTTTCAAGAGTTCTTAGCAAAATGTATTGCAAAACTGGAAAACCAACAGAAATCTTACAGCTATACCTTTCGGTATTTACAAAAGGATCGTGTTCTACGCAAGAAAATGGAACATTTGTCTCTGATGACTTTAACAGTCACCGTTTTACAGTGAATACTAATATcaaagaattaattaaaactttTGAATTAGAAACAATTTTGATATACACAGCACTTCTtttgaagaaaagaataatAGTCTATCATCATAGCTTGGAACAACTTTTAAAATGGATTGGGTTATTTCCTGCATTAATGAAGCATCGTAAAGTCACTGATAATTTGTTTCCTTGGGTTGATCTGATTGATGATGAACTAGCAGACTTAAAG AGGCATTCACCTTATATTGCAGGCTGCAGAAATAGCTCTATTTCATCGCGAACAGATCTGTTTGATTTACTTGTAAACATTCCAGctagagaaattactgttgcttcacatgcaaaag AAAGTCTTACAATGACAAAAACACACAAAGAAATAGCTCTATTCATGGTTCAATTGTGTGAAAATCAAACCTATTCGGAAGCCCAAATAATATCTGAAATAAACGATAAAACCCAAGATTTATTGAGTCAACTAACATCCTTGGCTGTAATTCAAGGATCTGATGGAAGAAAAATGGTATCTGCGCaaacattaaaagaaaaaaatttaccaCCGGCTGTAGAAAACTTCTTAATCAATTTGGCCATCGCAGAAAATATGTTTCTATTGTaa